The genomic region TCGCCGCCGCGCTGGCCGCGCTGTCCCGGGCCGGCAGCACGATCGTCCTGGTCACCCACGAGCTCGGGCCGCTCGCGGACCTGGTGGACCGCACGGTGGTCCTGCGCGACGGACGCCTCGTGTACGACGGACCGCCGCTGGCCGTCGACGACGCCCACGGGCACCACCACCCCCACCAGGGCCGCCACGACCACCACCCGGGCGTCATCGCCCCGCTGGACCGGGCGCCCGACCCCCACCACGAGGACGTGCCCTGGTGATCGACCTGCTCGGCTACCCCTTCATGCAGCGGGCGCTGCTCGCCGCCTTCGTCACCGGGCTCGCGGCCCCCGTCATCGGCACCTACCTCGTCCAGCGCCGACTGGCCCTGCTCGGCGACGGCCTGGGCCACGTGGCGGTCACCGGCGTGGCCCTCGGGCTGCTCACCGGGATCGCCCCGACCTGGACCGCCGTCGTGGTCGCGATCCTCGGCGCGATCGCGATCGAGGTGATCCGCGAGCGCGGCCACACCAGCGCCGACCTGGCGCTGGCGCTGCTGTTCTACGGCGGCCTGGCAGCCGGCGTGATGATCACCGGCCTCGCCGGCCAGAGCGGGGCGACCCTCCAGCGCTACCTGTTCGGCTCGATCACCTCGATCTCGCTGGGCGACATCTGGTTCACCCTCGCGCTGGCGGTGGTGCTGCTGGTGCTCGGCCTCGGGCTGCTTCCCCAGCTGTTCGCGGTCGCCCAGGACCAGGACTTCGCTCGGGTCGCCGGGCTCAACGTCCGCGCCTACAACCTGCTGATCGCCGTGCTGGCCGCGGTCACCGTCACCATCGCGATGCGGACGGTGGGCCTGCTGCTGGTCTCGGCCCTGATGATCGTGCCGGTCGCCGCGTCCCAGCAGCTGGCCCGCTCGTTCCGCGCGACGATGATCGGGGCCGTCGCCGTCGGGGCGGGCTCGGGCGTCGGCGGGCTGCTGGTCTCGGCGTACCTCTCCACCAGCCAGGACCTGACCGTCGCGCCCGGTCCGGCGATCGTGCTGCTGGCGCTTGCCTGCTTCGTCGCGACCTGGCCGATCGGCGCGCTCTACCGGCGCCGCGCGCGGCTGCGGACTCCGTTCCCCGCCGTCGCGCCGGAGGAGCACGAGGTCTGCGACGAGCAGCACGCCCACGAGCACGGGCCCGACTGCGGGCACGTCGCCGTCCCGCACGGCGACCACGTCGACTACGTCCACGACGGCCACCGGCACGCGGTCCACGGGAGGCACTATGACGAGCACTGAGGAGACCCCGCCCCTGCGGCCGACCCGGCAGCGGATCGCGGTCGCGGAGGCGATGGCCTCGGTGGAGGACTTCCGCTCCGCCCGGGAGATCCACGAGCTGCTCGGGGAGCGCGGCGAGGCGGTCGGCCTGGCGACTGTCTACCGGACCCTGCAGCGGCTGGCCGAGGCCGGCGAGATCGACATGCTGCGCTCCGAGGACGGCGAGGCGATCTACCGGCGCTGCTCCGGCACCCACCACCACCACCTGGTCTGCCGCGACTGCGGGCGCACCGTCGAGGTCGAGGGCCCGGCCGTGGAGCGGTGGACCACCGCGATCGCCGAGCAGCACGGCTTCGCCGCGGTCAGCCACACCCTGGAGATCTTCGGGACCTGCCCGGGCTGCTCTGCGGCCCGCTCCTAGCGTCGAGCGGTGGGCGCGCGGGCTCGAGCCTGCGACGACCTGCCCACACCGGTGGGCTCGATCCGGCAGACTCCCCCGCATGCCTGAGAACCGCGACCACCAGCCGTCCTCGCGCCTCGAGGTCGTCCTGGGCCTGCCCCTGCTCCCCTTCGTCTGGGCATGGGACCTGCTCCGCTGGGTGGGCCGCGGCGTGCGCCGCGTCGTGGCGGCGATCGCCGGGGCCGTGGAGGGCGTCCTCACCGCGGTGAAGCGGGCGGTCTCCTGGCTGCTCCGGCCGGTCTCCTGGCTGCTCCGGCCGCTCGCGCGGCTGTGGAGGGCGATCGGCGCGGCGCTGCGCCCGGTGGCCGAGCTCCTCGGCCGGTGGGCCGCCGCCGTGGCCGGCGCGCTCGGGAGCGTGCTGCGGGCGCCCCTGCGCTGGACGACCGCGGCGCTCCGCACGCTCGGGCGGCTGGTCGCCCGCCCCTTCCACTGGATCGCTGCGGGGTGGGCGGCGGTCCGGAGCCGGCTGGCCGCGGTGGTGCGGCCCGTCCTGCGGGCTCTCGGCGAGCTGGTGCTGGCGCCGTTCCGGTGGGCGCGGGCGGCCGCAGGTGCCGTCGGCCGGTTCATCGGCCGCGTGCTGGCGGCGCCGGCGAGATGGCTCCGCGCAGTCGTCCTCACGCCGATCAGGCGCGCGGCGGACGCCGTACGACGCGCCCGTCGCCGCGTGACCGCCGCCCTGCCGAGGCCCCGCCTGCGCCGCCGACGGTCCGACCGGGGCTGAGGCCCGGTCAGGCGGGGTCGGCGCCGCCGTAGCGCCGGTCCCGGCGGGCGTAGGTGTCGATCGCCTGCCACAGGTGCCGCCGGTCCACGTCGGGCCAGAGCACGTCGGTGAAGACCAGCTCGCTGTAGGCGGCCTGCCAGAGCATGAAGTTCGAGAGCCGCTGCTCCCCCGAGGTGCGCCAGACCAGGTCCGCGTCGGCCAGCTCGGGGACGTAGAGGTGCCGGGCGAAGGTGCGCTCGTCGACCTTCTCCGGGTCCAGCCGGCCGGCCGCTACCTCCCGGGCGATGCTGCGCGCCGCGTCGGCGACCTCCGCGCGCCCGCCGTAGTTGACGCACATCGTCAGCGTGCACACGTCGTTGTCGCGGGTGAGCTCCTCGGCGGCCTGGAGCTCGCGGATGACCGACTTCCACAGCCGCGGCGTCCGGCCGGCCCAGCGGACCCGGACCCCGAGCTCGTGCATCTCGTCGCGGCGGCGGCGGATCACGTCGCGGTTGAAGCCCATCAGGAAGCGCACCTCGTCGGGCGAGCGCGACCAGTTCTCGGTCGAGAACGCGTAGGCCGAGATCGCCTTCACACCGATCTCGATCGCGCCCTCCACCACGTCGAACAGCGAGCACTCGCCCTGCTCGTGGCCCTTGGTGCGGGGCAGGCCGCGCTCCTTGGCCCAGCGCCCGTTGCCGTCCATCACGACCGCCACGTGCCGCGGGACCAGCTCCTTCGGGATCGGCGGCGGGGTCGCGCCCGAGGGGTGCGGGGTCGGCATCCGGACGGCGCGCTTCACGCCCGGGAGCCTAGTTGGCCCGGAGCCGGCCGTGGCCCGGGGGCCGCCGGCGAGCCGGGCTCAGCGCTCGACGTACGCCATCGAGCGCAGGCCGCGCTCCAGGTGCCAGTGCAGGTACGCCGCGACCAGGCCGCTGGCCTCGCGCAGGTGCCGGGGCTCGGCGGCCTCGACCGTCGGCCAGTCGCCGGCGAGCAGCGCACCGAGGACCTCGATCGTCTCCGCGGCGGGAGAGGCGGAGCCGGGCACCCGGCAGGTGGCGCAGAGCATCCCGCCCATCGACGGGTTGAACCAGCGGTGCGGACCCTCCAGCCCGCAGCGCGAGCAGTGCTCGAAGGACGGCGCGTAGCCCGCCACTGCGAGCGAGCGCAGCAGGTAGGAGTCCAGCACCTGCCCGGGGCCGCGCTCGCCGCCCGCCATCGCCCGCAGCCCGCCCACGAGCAGCAGGAACTGCTGCACCGAGGGCTGCCGCTCCTCCGAGGCCAGCCGCTCGGCGGTCTCCAGCATCGCGGTGCCCGCGGTGTAGCGGTCGTAGTCCAGCCCGAGCCGGGCATGGAACAGCGTCAGCGTCTCGGCCTGGGTGATCGTGTCCAGGCTGCGCCCCTCCGCGAGCTGCAGGTCCACGTGCGTGAACGGCTCCAGCCGGGACCCGAACCGGGAGCTGGTCCGGCGCACGCCCTTGGCGACCGCACGGATCCGCCCGTGGTGGCGGGTCAGCAGGGTGATGATGCGGTCGGCCTCGCCCAGCTTGTGGGTGCGCAGCACGATCGCCTCGTCGCGGTAGAGGGGCACGCGACCATTGTGCTCCCTCTACCGCGACCGATGGCGGCCCCCCGCGGGGCGGCGGTCAGGCGCGGTTGATCGCGCTGACGACTGCCTTGAGCGAGGCGGTGACGATGTTCGCGTCCACGCCGATCCCCCACAGCACCTTGTCGCCGACCGCGCACTCGACGTACGCCGCAGCGAGCGCGTCGCCGCCGGAGGACAGCGCGTGCTCGGCGTAGTCCAGGACCCGGACGTCGCCGCGGTCGGCGTAGACCGCGTTGCCGGCCGCCTGCTCGTCGGCGACGAGCTGGTTGAGCGCCGCGACGAACGCCGCGATCGGCCCGTTGCCGGTGCCCTCGAGCGTGCGCGGCTCGCCGTCGACGTACACGTTGACGGTGAGCGCGTCGAGCTCGCCGGCCGCCGAGGAGGTGTGCACGGAGTTCAGCCTCAGCGGCTGCTCGCGGTCGAGGTACTCGCTGCGGAAGGTCTCCCAGATCGCCTCGGGCGTCATCTCGCCGCCGTCGGCGTCGGTGCGCTGCTGGACGACCCGGCTGAACTCGATCTGCGCGCGCCGCGGCAGGTCGAGCTTGTGCTCGGCCTTCAGCACGTAGGCCACGCCACCCTTGCCGGACTGGCTGTTGACCCGGATCACTGCCTCGTAGCTGCGCCCCACGTCCTTGGGGTCGATCGGCAGGTACGGCGCCTCCCACTCGATGTCGCGCACCGAGATGCCACGCTCCGCGGCCCGACGCTCGAGGTCCTCGAGGCCCTTCTTGATCGCGTCCTGGTGGGAGCCGGAGAAGGCCGTGTAGACGAGGTCACCGGCGTACGGGTGCCGCGGGTGCACCGGCAGCTGGGTGCAGTACTCCACGGTGCGGCGGATCTCGTCGATGCCGCCGTCGATCGCGAAGTCGACCTGGGGGTCGATGCCCTGGCTGAACAGGTTCATGCCCAGCGTGACCAGGTCGACGTTGCCGGTCCGCTCGCCGTGCCCGAACAGGCAGCCCTCGACCCGGTCGGCGCCGGCCATCAGCCCCAGCTCGGTGGCCGCCACCGCTGTGCCGCGGTCGTTGTGCGGGTGCAGGCTGATCGCGCTGACGTCGCGGCGGGTCAGGCCGCGGGAGAAGTACTCGATCTGGTCGGCGTAGGTGTTGGGCGTGGACATCTCGACGGTCGCCGGCAGGTTCAGGATGATCTCCCGGCCCGGCTCCGGCTGCCAGACGTCCGAGACGGCCTCGCAGACCTCGAGGGCGAAGTCGGTGTCGGACTGGGTGAAGATCTCCGGGGAGTACTGGTAGCCGAACTCCGAGAACGCCGAGCCGAGGCTCTGCTCGGCGTACTTCATGACGAGCTCGGTGCCGTGGGTGGCGATCTGCTTGCACTCCGCGGGCGTGACGCCGAAGACCACGCGCTGGAACAACGGCGCAGTCGCGTTGTAGAGGTGCACGGTCGCCCGGTCGGCGCCGACCAGCGACTGCACGGTGCGCTCGATGAGGTCCTCGCGGGCCTGGGTCAGCACCGAGATCCGGACGTCGTCGGGGATCCGGTCCTCCTCGACGAGCTGGCGCACGAAGTCGAAGTCGGTCTGGCTGGCGCTCGGGAAGCCGACCTCGATCTCCTTGTAGCCCATCTTCACGAGGAGGTCGAACATCGTCAGCTTGCGCGCCGGCGTCATCGGGTCGATGAGGGCCTGGTTGCCGTCGCGCAGGTCGGTGGAGAGCCATCGCGGCGCAGCGGCGATCTTCCGGGTCGGCCAGGTGCGGTCCGGCAGGTCCACCGGGACGAACGGGCGGTAGCGCTCGATGGGCATGCCGCTGGGTCGCTGGCTGTTCGCGGTGTTGCTCAGCGCGGTAGTGGCCGGGGGCTGGTGCTGCTGGGTCATGGAGATCCTCGCTGGATTCGTCGGGCGCCGGGGCAGCAGGCACACCGCAGCGAGGGGTCCGGCTGGTCTCAGACCTCGCTGCGGCAGCGAAGGAGCAGGCGCTGACGCATCATGACCCCCGCACTGTAGCGCACCGCCACCGCCCCCGGCCGTCGTGTCGCCGGGGTGCCGCTGGGTACCGGGGCGCCGGCACAGCCACTGAGCGGAAGGAATCGAATGAAGGTCAGCAGCAAGGTCGGCGCCGCGTGGGCGGTCACGGTCTTCCTCGTCGTCGGGGTGGTTCTCATCTTCGTCGCCCTCAGCCGCGGTGGTGACGAGACCGACATGGAGCAGCAGCCCCAGAGCGTCGCGCTCGTCGGTGCCACCGCCGTCCCCGGGACGACCGGATGAGCACGACGACGCGGGTCGTCGACGCCACCCCCGAGAAGGTGTGGTCGGTCCTCGCCGACGGCTGGCTCTACCCGCTGTGGGTGGTCGGCGCCTCCCGGATGCGCGAGGTGGACGAGAGCTGGCCCGAGCCCGGCTCCCGGCTGCACCACTCGGTCGGGACCTGGCCCGCGCTGATCGACGACTTCACCGAGGTCCTGGACGCGACCCCGGGCTCCATGCTGCGGCTGCGGGCCCGCGCGTGGCCCGCGGGCGAAGCCGAGGTCGTGGTCCGGCTGCGACCGCTGGAGGGCCGCACCGAGGTCGTGATGGAGGAGGACGCCACCGCCGGCCCGGCCCGGCTGATGCCGAAGCCACTGCGCGACCCCCAGCTGCACTGGCGCAACGTGGAGAGCCTGCGCCGGCTGGCCTACGTCGCCGAGCGGCGGCCGTGACGGCGTACGACGCCGTCGTCGTCGGGTCCGGACCCAACGGTCTGGTCGCGGCGAACCACCTCCTGGACCGCGGCTGGTCGGTGCTGGTCCTCGAGGCGCAGCCCCACGTGGGCGGCGCCGTCCACAGCGACCGCTCGGTCGACCCGGACTTCGTGCACGACATGTTCAGCGCGTTCTACCCGCTCGCGCACGCCTCGCCGCACGTGCAGGCCATGCGCCTGGAGGAGCACGGCCTGGAGTGGGTGCACGCCCCGGCCGTGCTCGGCCACCCCCGGCCGGACGGCTCCTGGGCCGTGCTGCACCGCGACCGCGCCGTGACGGCCGGCCTGCTCGAGGACGCCCACGCGGGCGACGGCGAGGCCTGGCTCGACCTGTGCGCGCAGTGGGACCGGATCGGCGGCCAGCTCATCGGTGCGCTGCTCAGCCCGTTCCCGCCGGTCCGCAACGGCCTCGGGATGCTGGCGCGGCTGCGCTCGGTGGGCGGGCTCTCGTTCGTGCGGACCCTGCTGCTGCCCGCGGTCGAGCTCGGCCGCAACCGGTTCGGCGGCTCGGGCGCGCCGCTGCTGATCGCCGGCAACTCCGGGCACGCCGACATCCCCCTGGACTCTCCGGGCTCCGGACTGATGGGCCTGATGATGACCATGCTCGGTCAGACCGTGGGGTTCCCGGTCCCCCGCGGCGGCTCGGGCGGCCTCGCCGAGGCCCTCGCGCGCCGGTTCACCAGCGGGGGCGGCGAGATCCGGTGCTCGGCCGAGGTCGTGGCCATCGATGTCGAGGGCGGCCGGGCCCGGGCCGTGCGCACCGCCGACGAGCGCTACACCGCCCGGCACGCGGTCGTCGCCGACGTCTCGGCTCCGCGCCTGTTCGGCGGCCTGGTCGCCGAGGAGCAC from Nocardioides pantholopis harbors:
- a CDS encoding metal ABC transporter permease, with translation MIDLLGYPFMQRALLAAFVTGLAAPVIGTYLVQRRLALLGDGLGHVAVTGVALGLLTGIAPTWTAVVVAILGAIAIEVIRERGHTSADLALALLFYGGLAAGVMITGLAGQSGATLQRYLFGSITSISLGDIWFTLALAVVLLVLGLGLLPQLFAVAQDQDFARVAGLNVRAYNLLIAVLAAVTVTIAMRTVGLLLVSALMIVPVAASQQLARSFRATMIGAVAVGAGSGVGGLLVSAYLSTSQDLTVAPGPAIVLLALACFVATWPIGALYRRRARLRTPFPAVAPEEHEVCDEQHAHEHGPDCGHVAVPHGDHVDYVHDGHRHAVHGRHYDEH
- a CDS encoding Fur family transcriptional regulator, coding for MTSTEETPPLRPTRQRIAVAEAMASVEDFRSAREIHELLGERGEAVGLATVYRTLQRLAEAGEIDMLRSEDGEAIYRRCSGTHHHHLVCRDCGRTVEVEGPAVERWTTAIAEQHGFAAVSHTLEIFGTCPGCSAARS
- a CDS encoding isoprenyl transferase, with protein sequence MPTPHPSGATPPPIPKELVPRHVAVVMDGNGRWAKERGLPRTKGHEQGECSLFDVVEGAIEIGVKAISAYAFSTENWSRSPDEVRFLMGFNRDVIRRRRDEMHELGVRVRWAGRTPRLWKSVIRELQAAEELTRDNDVCTLTMCVNYGGRAEVADAARSIAREVAAGRLDPEKVDERTFARHLYVPELADADLVWRTSGEQRLSNFMLWQAAYSELVFTDVLWPDVDRRHLWQAIDTYARRDRRYGGADPA
- the recO gene encoding DNA repair protein RecO gives rise to the protein MPLYRDEAIVLRTHKLGEADRIITLLTRHHGRIRAVAKGVRRTSSRFGSRLEPFTHVDLQLAEGRSLDTITQAETLTLFHARLGLDYDRYTAGTAMLETAERLASEERQPSVQQFLLLVGGLRAMAGGERGPGQVLDSYLLRSLAVAGYAPSFEHCSRCGLEGPHRWFNPSMGGMLCATCRVPGSASPAAETIEVLGALLAGDWPTVEAAEPRHLREASGLVAAYLHWHLERGLRSMAYVER
- the leuA gene encoding 2-isopropylmalate synthase produces the protein MTQQHQPPATTALSNTANSQRPSGMPIERYRPFVPVDLPDRTWPTRKIAAAPRWLSTDLRDGNQALIDPMTPARKLTMFDLLVKMGYKEIEVGFPSASQTDFDFVRQLVEEDRIPDDVRISVLTQAREDLIERTVQSLVGADRATVHLYNATAPLFQRVVFGVTPAECKQIATHGTELVMKYAEQSLGSAFSEFGYQYSPEIFTQSDTDFALEVCEAVSDVWQPEPGREIILNLPATVEMSTPNTYADQIEYFSRGLTRRDVSAISLHPHNDRGTAVAATELGLMAGADRVEGCLFGHGERTGNVDLVTLGMNLFSQGIDPQVDFAIDGGIDEIRRTVEYCTQLPVHPRHPYAGDLVYTAFSGSHQDAIKKGLEDLERRAAERGISVRDIEWEAPYLPIDPKDVGRSYEAVIRVNSQSGKGGVAYVLKAEHKLDLPRRAQIEFSRVVQQRTDADGGEMTPEAIWETFRSEYLDREQPLRLNSVHTSSAAGELDALTVNVYVDGEPRTLEGTGNGPIAAFVAALNQLVADEQAAGNAVYADRGDVRVLDYAEHALSSGGDALAAAYVECAVGDKVLWGIGVDANIVTASLKAVVSAINRA
- a CDS encoding SRPBCC family protein, with the translated sequence MSTTTRVVDATPEKVWSVLADGWLYPLWVVGASRMREVDESWPEPGSRLHHSVGTWPALIDDFTEVLDATPGSMLRLRARAWPAGEAEVVVRLRPLEGRTEVVMEEDATAGPARLMPKPLRDPQLHWRNVESLRRLAYVAERRP
- a CDS encoding phytoene desaturase family protein, giving the protein MTAYDAVVVGSGPNGLVAANHLLDRGWSVLVLEAQPHVGGAVHSDRSVDPDFVHDMFSAFYPLAHASPHVQAMRLEEHGLEWVHAPAVLGHPRPDGSWAVLHRDRAVTAGLLEDAHAGDGEAWLDLCAQWDRIGGQLIGALLSPFPPVRNGLGMLARLRSVGGLSFVRTLLLPAVELGRNRFGGSGAPLLIAGNSGHADIPLDSPGSGLMGLMMTMLGQTVGFPVPRGGSGGLAEALARRFTSGGGEIRCSAEVVAIDVEGGRARAVRTADERYTARHAVVADVSAPRLFGGLVAEEHLPDRVVRGMREFRMDPGTVKVDWALDGPVPWATPPPYAPGTVHVADSVDQMSEALSQVSAHAIPAQPFMLAGQMTTTDPSRSPAGTESLWAYTHVPQHSTRDAGDGSVRGVWDSADCERFADRMQERFERLAPGFGSRVRARRVLGPRELEARNANLIGGAVGGGTAQLHQELIFRPVPGLGRAETGIGGLYLGSASAHPGGGVHGACGMNAARAALAHARVRRLVPGGLR